One region of Actinomycetes bacterium genomic DNA includes:
- a CDS encoding single-stranded DNA-binding protein, with product MNDIWTTIVGNVATTPKTSLTPDGVPVTSFRLASSRRYQDRATGRWVDGAASYVSVTCWRRLAENVSSSVSLGHPLVVYGRLTITEWERDGRKGSNADLLAQAVGHDMSRGTSLWAPSPRRQEAPKPSEVVEPAPAARPGAEAA from the coding sequence GTGAACGACATCTGGACCACCATCGTCGGCAACGTCGCCACCACCCCCAAGACGTCGCTCACCCCGGACGGCGTCCCCGTCACCTCGTTCCGGCTCGCCAGCTCCCGCCGCTATCAGGACCGGGCCACCGGCCGCTGGGTCGACGGCGCCGCGTCCTACGTCAGCGTGACCTGCTGGCGCCGGCTCGCCGAGAACGTCTCCTCCTCGGTGAGCCTCGGGCACCCGCTCGTCGTCTACGGCCGCCTGACGATCACCGAGTGGGAGCGCGACGGGCGCAAGGGCTCCAACGCCGACCTCCTGGCGCAGGCGGTCGGCCACGACATGTCCCGCGGTACGTCCTTGTGGGCCCCCTCGCCCCGCCGCCAGGAGGCGCCCAAGCCGAGCGAGGTGGTCGAGCCGGCCCCGGCCGCGAGGCCGGGAGCGGAGGCGGCCTGA